One window of the Rhipicephalus sanguineus isolate Rsan-2018 chromosome 2, BIME_Rsan_1.4, whole genome shotgun sequence genome contains the following:
- the LOC119382851 gene encoding leucine-rich repeat-containing protein 4C produces the protein MHRQTASRPSPSALLLSLLIMAAAAAGAGGTASPHGGSCPSACSCKWSGGKRTAECAGLSGSVPQHLPGDTQVLNLTGNILKTLPGGHFQQARLVHLQRIYLSRCGIVLMADDAFRGLNNLVELDLSHNFLTAVPKLAPYCPLLRRLQLSANPIQRLGGHSFRGLHSLVSLELSQCQLAWLETSVFADLHSLEVLRLDGNRLRSLPPDGLTLPPLHSLDLSDNPWHCDCNLRSLRQWMHQRNVPLSVPPRCEGPPRLARRLWSQLEPDDFACAPRVAASELRVGAVEGENATLQCDINSLPAANVRWLWRSRVIVNLSLISFGRQMYLLRASQNGRRQQSSTLTIINVMLKDSGRYVCAAGNRAGNQTANVTLIVRPRSADLAALSAPEIVGIVLGLLLLLALVAASACLLAVRRPVSRGPRAAKETQMRLESLLLESKQRSSDAGSLQANSEEQSGSPAPLLSSNKKQATAKSGIVAAVLRGEYRTLRACRGANKEEEQGGASDVVTDALRVSAGAPRHELVCATRKRPPAIVANPLSPGARDSPDEGLGDEREYETDILD, from the exons ATGCACCGGCAGACTGCGTCTAGACCCTCTCCGAGTGCCCTCCTCCTCTCACTGCTCATCATGGCAGCCGCCGCCGCGGGAGCGGGAGGCACGGCTTCGCCGCACGGCGGTAGCTGCCCGTCGGCCTGCAGCTGCAAGTGGAGCGGCGGCAAGCGCACCGCCGAGTGCGCCGGCTTGTCGGGCAGCGTGCCGCAGCACCTGCCGGGCGACACGCAAGTGCTAAACCTCACCGGAAACATCCTCAAAACCCTGCCGGGCGGTCACTTCCAGCAGGCGCGCCTGGTGCACCTGCAGCGCATCTACCTGTCGCGCTGCGGCATCGTCCTCATGGCGGACGACGCGTTCCGAGGCCTCAACAACCTCGTCGAGCTCGACCTGAGCCACAACTTCCTCACGGCCGTTCCCAAGCTGGCGCCCTATTGCCCGCTGCTGCGACGATTGCAGCTCAGCGCAAATCCCATACAGAGGCTGGGCGGACACAGCTTCCGAGGACTGCACAGTCTCGTCTCGCTCGAGCTCAGTCAGTGTCAGCTGGCCTGGCTCGAAACGAGCGTCTTCGCCGATCTACATTCACTAGAG GTACTTCGACTCGACGGCAATCGGCTACGCTCGCTACCTCCGGACGGCCTGACACTGCCACCGCTGCACTCGTTGGACCTGAGCGACAACCCGTGGCACTGCGACTGCAACCTGCGCAGCCTGCGGCAGTGGATGCATCAACGCAACGTGCCGCTCTCGGTGCCGCCGCGCTGCGAAGGGCCTCCCAGGCTCGCCCGGCGCCTCTGGAGCCAGCTGGAACCGGACGACTTCGCCTGCGCGCCTCGAGTGGCGGCCAGCGAGCTGCGCGTAGGCGCCGTCGAAGGCGAGAACGCCACGCTACAGTGTGACATCAACTCCCTGCCGGCCGCCAACGTCAGGTGGCTCTGGAGGAGCCGCGTCATCGTCAACCTGTCGCTCATATCGTTCGGGCGTCAGATGTACCTGCTGCGGGCCAGCCAAAATGGCCgccgtcagcagtcgagcactctCACCATCATCAACGTGATGCTCAAGGATAGCGGACGCTACGTGTGCGCCGCGGGCAACCGCGCTGGCAACCAGACGGCCAACGTGACGCTCATAGTGCGACCGCGTTCAGCCGACCTCGCTGCGCTGTCGGCGCCCGAGATAGTCGGCATCGTGCTAGGCCTACTTCTGCTCCTCGCCCTAGTCGCCGCCTCGGCGTGCCTGCTGGCAGTGCGCAGGCCTGTAAGCAGGGGGCCTCGGGCCGCGAAGGAGACGCAGATGCGGCTCGAGTCGCTCCTGCTCGAGTCCAAGCAGCGGTCGTCGGACGCCGGCAGTCTGCAGGCCAACTCCGAGGAGCAGTCCGGGAGTCCGGCTCCCCTGCTGAGCTCCAACAAGAAGCAGGCGACGGCCAAGTCGGGCATCGTGGCGGCCGTGTTGCGTGGCGAGTATAGGACTCTGCGCGCGTGCCGCGGCGCGAACAAGGAGGAAGAACAAGGTGGCGCTAGCGACGTGGTGACTGACGCACTCCGCGTGTCTGCCGGTGCACCGAGGCACGAACTGGTGTGCGCGACCAGAAAGCGGCCCCCGGCGATCGTGGCCAATCCGCTATCACCCGGTGCGAGGGATTCGCCGGACGAGGGGCTCGGAGATGAGCGAGAGTACGAGACAGACATCCTTGACTGA